One stretch of Priestia megaterium DNA includes these proteins:
- a CDS encoding DUF378 domain-containing protein — protein MSGIQRIALVLTIIGAINWGLIGFFQFDLVAAIFGGQTSAFSRIIYGLVGIAGLINLGLLFKPSAEVERTEPRTEH, from the coding sequence ATGAGTGGTATTCAACGCATTGCGCTCGTATTAACGATTATTGGAGCAATTAACTGGGGACTTATTGGCTTTTTTCAATTTGATTTAGTAGCAGCAATCTTCGGCGGTCAAACATCTGCTTTCTCCCGCATTATTTATGGATTGGTTGGAATCGCAGGACTGATTAACCTAGGTCTATTATTTAAACCTTCTGCTGAAGTAGAGCGTACAGAACCTAGAACGGAACATTAA
- the yugI gene encoding S1 domain-containing post-transcriptional regulator GSP13, giving the protein MSKFEIGTVTKGKVTGIQPYGAFVALNEETQGLVHISEVKHGFVKDINEHLSVGDEVNVKVLSVDESTGKIGLSIRATEPAPEKTEASAPKKPAKKRQGQATVHTESTQGFNTLKEKLEEWIEQSNREDLIKK; this is encoded by the coding sequence ATGTCAAAATTTGAAATCGGTACTGTTACAAAAGGTAAAGTAACAGGAATTCAACCATACGGTGCATTCGTTGCATTAAATGAAGAAACTCAAGGATTAGTTCATATCTCAGAAGTAAAACATGGCTTCGTTAAAGATATTAACGAACATTTATCAGTAGGAGACGAAGTAAACGTTAAAGTTTTATCTGTTGATGAGTCAACTGGTAAAATTGGTTTATCTATTCGTGCAACTGAGCCAGCTCCAGAAAAAACTGAAGCTTCTGCACCTAAAAAACCTGCTAAAAAGCGTCAAGGTCAAGCAACAGTTCACACTGAATCTACTCAAGGATTCAACACATTAAAAGAAAAATTAGAAGAGTGGATTGAGCAATCAAACCGCGAAGATCTAATTAAGAAATAA
- a CDS encoding aminotransferase: MKERLSTTVQQLKPSGIRRFFDLAASMDNVISLGVGEPDFVTSWAVREASILSLERGYTSYTANAGLLELRFEIMKYMKRNFNVSYDYKDDIIVTVGGSQALDITMRALINPEDEIIVVEPNFVSYSPLISLAGGVPVAIETTAETEFKLQPRQIEEVITSNTKALLLCSPNNPTGSSLSKEELQAIADIVIKHDLLVITDEIYAELTYDEEFTSIASLEGMKERTIIISGFSKGFAMTGWRLGYICAPTEIAKAMLKIHQYTMMCAPTMAQYGAIEALQNGQHDVEEMRKSYRRRRNYMVKSLNQIGLECHSPGGAFYVFPSIKKTGLSSEEFAEQLLLEERVAVVPGNVFGKGGEGHIRCSYASSMESLEESIKRISRFVENKL, encoded by the coding sequence ATGAAAGAGCGCTTGTCAACAACTGTACAACAGCTGAAACCTTCAGGTATTCGCCGCTTTTTTGATTTAGCAGCAAGTATGGATAACGTCATCTCTCTTGGAGTAGGTGAACCTGATTTTGTCACATCTTGGGCTGTTCGAGAAGCGAGTATTTTATCGTTGGAAAGAGGATATACCTCTTATACAGCAAATGCGGGGCTTTTAGAGCTCCGCTTTGAAATTATGAAGTATATGAAAAGAAATTTTAACGTCTCGTATGATTATAAAGATGATATTATTGTGACCGTTGGAGGAAGTCAGGCTTTAGACATTACAATGCGAGCTTTGATTAATCCTGAAGATGAGATTATTGTCGTGGAGCCAAACTTTGTGTCTTACAGTCCGTTAATTTCTCTAGCAGGAGGAGTTCCTGTGGCAATTGAAACAACGGCAGAAACAGAGTTTAAACTACAGCCTAGACAGATTGAAGAAGTCATTACAAGCAACACGAAAGCCCTTCTTTTATGCTCTCCTAATAATCCAACAGGAAGCTCACTATCTAAAGAAGAGCTGCAGGCTATTGCGGATATTGTAATAAAGCATGACTTGCTTGTTATCACGGATGAAATATATGCAGAATTAACATATGATGAAGAGTTTACATCTATTGCTTCTTTAGAAGGAATGAAAGAACGAACCATTATTATTTCTGGCTTTTCTAAAGGGTTTGCCATGACTGGATGGCGTCTTGGTTACATATGTGCACCAACTGAGATTGCTAAAGCAATGCTGAAAATTCATCAGTATACAATGATGTGTGCGCCTACCATGGCACAATATGGAGCAATTGAAGCACTACAAAATGGGCAGCATGACGTAGAAGAGATGAGAAAAAGCTATCGCAGAAGACGGAACTATATGGTGAAGTCATTAAACCAAATTGGTCTGGAATGCCATTCTCCCGGAGGAGCGTTTTATGTATTCCCGTCTATCAAGAAAACTGGATTGTCATCGGAAGAATTCGCTGAGCAGCTTTTACTTGAAGAGCGAGTAGCTGTGGTGCCAGGCAATGTATTTGGAAAAGGCGGAGAGGGACATATTCGCTGTTCATACGCCTCTTCAATGGAATCATTAGAAGAATCCATAAAACGGATTAGCCGTTTTGTTGAAAATAAGTTATAA
- a CDS encoding Lrp/AsnC family transcriptional regulator, which yields MFLEEKELEILEILEKNSRISIDSISKMVDLTFEETSNIVKKLEREKVIVQYSADINWRRVDGHEGVTAMIDVKVAPKRGVGFDEIAERIYRFQEVKSVYLMSGAYDLSVIIEEKSMSEVAFFVSEKLSTLDSVLSTTTHFIMKKYKHDGTIYDQGDEDRRIVVSP from the coding sequence GTGTTCTTAGAAGAAAAAGAGTTAGAAATTTTAGAAATTCTAGAAAAAAATAGCCGTATTTCAATAGATAGTATTTCAAAAATGGTGGATTTAACGTTTGAAGAAACCTCTAATATTGTTAAAAAGCTAGAGAGAGAAAAAGTAATTGTGCAATATTCAGCTGATATTAACTGGAGACGAGTAGATGGACATGAGGGCGTCACGGCTATGATAGATGTAAAAGTTGCACCAAAGCGAGGAGTAGGCTTTGACGAGATTGCGGAGCGCATCTATCGTTTTCAAGAAGTGAAATCCGTGTACCTAATGTCAGGAGCATATGATTTGTCTGTTATTATTGAAGAAAAATCAATGTCTGAAGTAGCATTTTTTGTTTCTGAAAAGCTTTCTACGCTAGACTCTGTTTTATCTACAACGACTCACTTTATTATGAAAAAATACAAGCACGATGGTACCATCTACGACCAAGGCGATGAAGATCGCAGAATCGTGGTGTCTCCGTAA
- a CDS encoding alpha/beta fold hydrolase, whose protein sequence is MTESKITCHQRTFNGVNVYYECHNYHPDKPAIVFIHGFLSSSFSFRRLIPLFEDTFSIITLDLPPFGRSEKSLTFQYSYKNLARIVIELIEYLKLKDVVLSGHSMGGQVCLNVAKLKPSCVSKLVLLCSSAYLGPSHYGLVMSSYVPFFYLWVKTWLSRKGVLGNLQNVVFDHKLIDEEMIDGYTEPFLDDRTFMALTRMIRDREGDLSSKDLQHIKKPSLLIWGEEDQVVPLHLGRKLKDDLTDSTFISLKEIGHLLPEECPDIVQSHMVDFLYGEKALSQ, encoded by the coding sequence TTGACTGAATCTAAAATTACTTGCCACCAGCGTACTTTTAATGGAGTCAATGTTTACTACGAATGCCATAACTATCACCCTGATAAACCAGCTATTGTATTTATTCACGGCTTTTTATCATCTAGTTTTAGCTTTCGACGTTTAATTCCTTTATTTGAAGATACGTTTTCTATCATTACGCTGGATCTTCCGCCATTTGGGCGAAGTGAAAAATCGTTAACCTTTCAATACTCGTATAAAAACTTAGCCAGAATTGTCATTGAGTTAATTGAATATTTAAAATTGAAAGATGTTGTACTATCGGGACACTCAATGGGAGGACAGGTTTGTTTAAACGTAGCAAAGTTAAAGCCTTCTTGCGTATCGAAACTAGTTCTTCTGTGCAGCTCAGCTTATTTAGGACCCTCACATTATGGGTTGGTCATGTCTTCTTATGTTCCCTTCTTTTATCTATGGGTAAAAACGTGGCTGTCTCGCAAAGGTGTATTAGGTAACTTGCAAAATGTCGTATTTGATCATAAGTTAATCGACGAAGAAATGATTGATGGCTATACTGAACCATTTTTGGATGACCGTACGTTTATGGCTTTAACAAGAATGATTCGTGATCGAGAAGGAGACTTATCATCAAAGGATTTGCAGCACATAAAAAAACCAAGTTTACTCATTTGGGGAGAAGAAGACCAAGTTGTTCCTTTACATCTCGGACGCAAGTTAAAAGATGATTTAACAGACTCTACCTTTATCTCTTTAAAGGAAATTGGACATCTTTTACCAGAAGAGTGTCCCGACATTGTGCAGTCTCATATGGTCGATTTCTTGTACGGTGAAAAAGCCCTGTCTCAATAA
- a CDS encoding MalY/PatB family protein, giving the protein MSTYSFDQLINRTGTQSVKWDKTDIVFGAKDVLPFWVADMDFQAPPNVLQTINERVKHGIFGYTSPTESTANALSSWVEKKHQWTIDHEWITYSPGVVFALSMAIQAFTEPGDSILIQPPVYTPFFNMIKVNDREVVENPLKLAGDKYEIDFADLEKKFAEGVKLMILCSPHNPVGRVWTKEELKRLADLCQKYNVLIVSDEIHSDLIYQPYKHIPISMVSEDAANRTITCMAPSKTFNIPGLQASAVIIPNEKLRTQYVQQQQKQGFSNLNTFGIIGLEAAYSEGEEWLEALLVYLKKNVDLVTRFISENLPELRVVQPEGTYLLWIDCNKLHLSEEELHERLLEKGKIAVEKGEKYSSTYGKGFIRLNIGCSHEQLQEGLNRLKVALT; this is encoded by the coding sequence TTGTCTACTTATTCTTTTGATCAATTAATTAATCGTACAGGTACACAGTCCGTAAAGTGGGACAAAACTGATATCGTTTTTGGAGCAAAAGATGTTCTGCCTTTTTGGGTAGCTGATATGGATTTCCAAGCGCCGCCTAATGTTCTTCAAACCATTAATGAGCGTGTCAAACACGGTATTTTCGGCTACACTTCCCCTACTGAATCTACGGCAAATGCTTTATCATCTTGGGTAGAAAAAAAACATCAGTGGACCATTGATCATGAATGGATTACATACAGTCCAGGAGTTGTATTTGCCCTGAGTATGGCTATTCAAGCATTTACAGAACCAGGAGATTCAATTTTAATTCAGCCTCCAGTCTATACTCCATTTTTTAACATGATAAAGGTAAATGATCGAGAAGTTGTTGAAAATCCGTTAAAACTTGCAGGCGATAAATACGAAATTGATTTTGCAGATTTAGAGAAAAAATTTGCAGAAGGTGTAAAATTAATGATTCTTTGCAGTCCTCACAATCCAGTAGGACGCGTGTGGACAAAAGAAGAACTGAAGAGGCTTGCCGATCTTTGTCAAAAATACAATGTATTAATTGTTTCAGATGAAATCCATTCTGATCTAATTTACCAGCCTTATAAACACATTCCCATTAGCATGGTGAGTGAAGATGCGGCCAATCGAACCATTACGTGTATGGCCCCTAGCAAAACATTTAATATACCGGGACTTCAGGCTTCAGCTGTTATTATTCCAAATGAGAAACTGCGCACACAGTATGTTCAGCAGCAGCAAAAACAAGGGTTTTCTAATTTAAACACATTCGGAATAATTGGGTTAGAGGCGGCTTATAGCGAAGGTGAAGAGTGGCTAGAAGCACTGCTTGTGTATCTGAAGAAAAATGTAGATCTCGTGACGCGTTTTATAAGTGAGAACTTGCCTGAACTGCGAGTGGTTCAGCCAGAAGGAACTTATTTACTATGGATTGACTGCAACAAGCTACATTTATCAGAAGAAGAATTACATGAACGCTTATTAGAAAAAGGTAAAATCGCCGTAGAAAAAGGCGAAAAATACAGTTCCACATATGGAAAAGGTTTTATCCGCTTGAACATTGGCTGTTCACATGAACAACTTCAAGAAGGATTAAATCGCTTAAAAGTAGCTTTAACGTAA
- a CDS encoding superoxide dismutase family protein, whose amino-acid sequence MKKLLLIGTVPFFLLTGCMEKEISNKEVKVYNADGDSIGTVKLKEQADGIEFTYNLSGLTPGKHGVHIHEMGICKAPNFKSAGNHLDPDKKKHGLLNPKGPHLGDMKNIVVEDDQTYTGTDMVPQVTLKEGKTSLVKRMDGSSLVITEQGDDGMTEPSGNSGKRIACGVISKKH is encoded by the coding sequence ATGAAAAAACTACTACTCATTGGAACCGTGCCTTTTTTCTTGTTAACGGGGTGTATGGAAAAAGAAATATCCAATAAAGAAGTCAAAGTCTATAACGCAGATGGAGATAGCATCGGTACAGTCAAGTTGAAAGAGCAGGCCGATGGAATTGAGTTTACGTACAACTTAAGCGGACTTACACCTGGCAAACACGGCGTACATATTCATGAAATGGGAATTTGCAAAGCTCCTAACTTTAAAAGTGCGGGCAATCACCTTGATCCTGATAAAAAGAAACACGGACTGTTAAATCCAAAAGGACCGCATTTAGGCGATATGAAAAATATTGTGGTAGAAGACGATCAGACGTATACAGGAACAGATATGGTTCCTCAAGTCACGTTAAAAGAAGGAAAGACATCTCTCGTTAAGCGTATGGATGGTTCATCCCTTGTTATTACCGAACAAGGTGATGACGGAATGACAGAGCCATCAGGTAATTCTGGCAAGCGAATCGCCTGCGGAGTTATTTCAAAAAAACATTAA
- a CDS encoding kinase-associated lipoprotein B, producing MTFTIGQTVTALYKTGKYIGEITQVRDLHYVVRIQAVLKHPEQGDLHNPGQVDVPFFHERKALSFREQANIPQKMVHLYEDSIPDYKDSLKKALELKIAEQQAKDSPFAQASIACLEELKKEYGIH from the coding sequence ATGACATTTACAATTGGTCAAACCGTTACGGCACTTTATAAAACTGGGAAATACATCGGTGAAATTACACAAGTTCGAGATTTACATTATGTTGTGCGAATTCAAGCTGTGTTAAAGCATCCAGAACAAGGTGACTTACATAATCCTGGACAAGTGGACGTACCTTTTTTTCACGAGCGAAAAGCACTTTCATTTCGAGAGCAGGCCAATATTCCTCAAAAAATGGTTCATCTCTATGAAGACAGCATTCCCGATTATAAAGATTCACTAAAAAAAGCACTTGAATTAAAGATAGCTGAACAACAAGCCAAAGATAGCCCTTTTGCTCAAGCAAGTATTGCCTGTTTAGAAGAGTTAAAAAAAGAGTACGGTATTCATTAA
- the kapD gene encoding 3'-5' exonuclease KapD has translation MDKNSQYLFIDFEFTMPEYKGFPKGFFPEIIEVGLVFVKNQEIIDRFSSYVQPTHFTKLTERCKSFLHIEQNQVNEGITLEQLVQRLGMYKHSTIITWGNMDMKVLRQCCQKNKVPFPFAGKEIDLSMEYKRFFGDQNQTGLWKAVQEYGKEGTGKHHCALDDAMTTLNIFKLVEKDKRYLQKPEPTTIGDRIDFSKVLNKFAL, from the coding sequence TTGGATAAGAACTCTCAGTATTTATTCATTGATTTTGAATTTACAATGCCAGAGTATAAGGGTTTTCCAAAAGGCTTTTTTCCGGAAATCATTGAAGTTGGTTTGGTGTTTGTTAAAAATCAAGAAATCATTGATCGTTTCTCCTCTTACGTACAGCCTACACACTTTACAAAATTAACTGAGCGCTGTAAATCATTTCTCCATATCGAACAAAATCAAGTAAATGAAGGCATTACGCTAGAGCAGCTTGTACAGCGACTGGGCATGTATAAACACAGCACGATTATTACATGGGGGAACATGGATATGAAAGTATTGAGGCAGTGCTGTCAAAAAAATAAGGTGCCATTTCCTTTTGCAGGTAAAGAAATTGATCTTTCAATGGAGTATAAGCGCTTTTTTGGAGATCAAAATCAAACTGGCCTTTGGAAAGCTGTGCAAGAGTATGGTAAAGAAGGAACTGGAAAGCACCACTGCGCGCTTGATGATGCGATGACGACACTCAACATCTTTAAGCTTGTAGAAAAAGATAAGCGGTACCTTCAAAAACCGGAGCCAACGACCATAGGAGATCGAATCGATTTTTCAAAAGTATTAAATAAATTTGCATTATAA
- a CDS encoding hotdog fold thioesterase: MKTKDTLLEALGIEIISASEQRVEATMPVDERTRQPFGLLHGGASVALAETVASLGAIKSVDLEKEICVGLEINANHIKGKKEGIVTAIGVPLHKGKKTAVWEVKIQDEEENLICISRCTLAILPKA; the protein is encoded by the coding sequence ATGAAAACGAAAGATACGCTGTTAGAAGCATTAGGGATTGAGATTATTAGTGCGAGTGAACAAAGAGTGGAAGCGACGATGCCTGTTGATGAGCGAACGCGTCAGCCATTCGGGCTTTTACACGGAGGAGCATCGGTGGCGTTAGCTGAAACTGTGGCTAGTCTAGGTGCCATTAAAAGTGTAGATCTCGAAAAAGAAATCTGCGTAGGTTTAGAAATTAATGCCAATCATATCAAAGGGAAAAAAGAAGGAATAGTTACAGCTATAGGCGTTCCTTTACATAAAGGAAAAAAAACAGCGGTTTGGGAAGTGAAAATTCAAGATGAAGAAGAGAATTTAATCTGTATATCCAGATGTACGCTTGCTATTCTGCCTAAAGCTTAA
- a CDS encoding HD domain-containing protein, which translates to MRHVTLVEIFTHPIAQKYLTRSGIAHAVSVAYHAFRLSVQHNVNPDLATKAALLHDIGHYEWYTNGQWDYEKYRQNDIHAIKGAERAHKLLIRLGEEPQAAKEIALAILLHTDSYLPEGTIQQRPLQKVVKLADEADEEPGGKHHYRELEYNLAVKKIKELDKKVLELLHSNQFKQLG; encoded by the coding sequence ATGAGACATGTTACGCTAGTAGAAATTTTCACGCATCCTATCGCTCAAAAATATTTAACTCGATCTGGCATTGCGCATGCTGTATCCGTCGCCTATCATGCGTTTCGTCTATCTGTACAGCATAATGTAAACCCCGATTTAGCTACAAAAGCAGCGCTGCTTCATGATATTGGCCACTACGAATGGTACACAAATGGTCAGTGGGATTATGAGAAGTATCGTCAAAATGATATTCACGCTATTAAAGGTGCTGAACGTGCACATAAATTACTCATTCGTTTAGGTGAGGAACCTCAGGCGGCAAAAGAAATTGCCTTAGCTATTTTACTACACACAGACTCATATTTGCCTGAAGGAACAATTCAACAACGCCCTCTTCAAAAAGTAGTCAAACTAGCTGATGAAGCTGATGAAGAGCCAGGCGGCAAACACCATTACCGTGAATTGGAATATAATCTGGCTGTAAAGAAAATTAAGGAGCTTGATAAGAAAGTGCTTGAACTTCTACATTCCAACCAATTTAAACAGTTAGGCTGA
- a CDS encoding Na+/H+ antiporter family protein, which produces MNAILIAVLVMLILSLLRINVVFSLAVGALIGGLVGGISLTDTVSIYTDGLGNSASVALSYALLGGFAMAVSRTGLPDAVVQLALKIVGKEGETKKKSLSKVLILLIILIISCFSQNVIPVHIAFIPLLIPPLLKVFNQLKIDRRLVATVITFGLITPYMYLPAGFGKIYHDILFTNIKESGLTIDKGDITAAMALPALGMIAGLLFAVFISYRKPRRYEDIDIDQGAEESTGYTTRGIIIALVAIVAALTVQLLVDSMIFGALAGIVVLYFSGALKWSEADPVLTNGMRMMAFIGFVMLSASGFAKVLQETGDVEALVKDSVALIGGNQMLGAFLMLVIGLLVTMGIGSSFSTIPIIATIFVPLCLELGMSPMATICIVGTAGALGDAGSPASDSTLGPTSGLAVDRQHDHIWETCVPTFLHYNIPLIIFGWIASVIL; this is translated from the coding sequence ATGAATGCAATATTAATAGCTGTGCTCGTGATGCTGATTTTGAGCTTATTGCGTATCAACGTTGTCTTTTCTTTAGCAGTCGGAGCTCTAATTGGAGGACTTGTTGGCGGGATCAGCCTCACAGATACAGTCAGTATATACACAGATGGTCTTGGAAACAGTGCCTCTGTTGCATTAAGCTATGCTTTGCTTGGAGGATTTGCAATGGCTGTTTCTCGAACGGGACTGCCTGATGCCGTTGTTCAGCTAGCGTTAAAAATAGTAGGGAAAGAAGGAGAAACGAAAAAGAAGTCACTGTCAAAAGTACTGATCTTATTGATAATCCTTATTATTTCATGTTTTTCTCAAAACGTTATCCCGGTTCACATTGCATTTATTCCACTTTTAATTCCACCCCTATTAAAAGTATTTAATCAGTTGAAAATCGATCGCCGATTAGTCGCAACCGTTATTACATTTGGGTTGATTACACCTTATATGTATTTGCCTGCAGGATTCGGTAAGATTTATCATGACATTTTATTTACTAACATCAAAGAAAGTGGACTAACGATTGATAAAGGAGATATTACCGCAGCGATGGCTCTTCCAGCTTTAGGAATGATAGCGGGCTTATTGTTTGCTGTTTTTATTTCATACCGCAAACCACGTCGGTATGAAGACATTGACATTGATCAAGGTGCAGAAGAGAGTACAGGTTATACAACAAGAGGCATTATTATAGCTTTGGTTGCGATTGTAGCAGCTCTAACTGTGCAGCTCTTAGTAGATTCTATGATTTTTGGAGCGCTGGCAGGAATTGTTGTCCTTTACTTCAGCGGAGCTTTGAAGTGGAGTGAAGCAGATCCAGTATTAACAAACGGAATGAGAATGATGGCTTTCATTGGATTCGTTATGCTGTCAGCCTCTGGTTTTGCAAAAGTTCTTCAAGAAACCGGAGATGTAGAAGCGCTTGTAAAAGATTCTGTTGCTCTTATTGGGGGGAATCAAATGCTTGGTGCATTTCTTATGCTTGTCATCGGGCTTTTAGTGACAATGGGCATTGGTTCTTCTTTCTCTACCATTCCAATTATCGCGACGATTTTTGTTCCTCTTTGCTTAGAACTTGGTATGAGTCCAATGGCGACGATTTGTATTGTTGGTACAGCGGGAGCGCTTGGAGACGCTGGTTCACCAGCTTCAGACAGTACGCTTGGACCCACATCTGGGTTGGCAGTCGATCGTCAGCATGATCATATTTGGGAGACGTGTGTACCAACTTTTCTTCACTATAACATTCCACTTATTATTTTTGGATGGATTGCCTCGGTTATCTTGTAA
- a CDS encoding leucyl aminopeptidase codes for MFSHVETFGVDRQAEALVIGLFNQNQQFEGLLKEIDDALGGQLIHLIKEGDIRVQEKRISTIHTLGKLGAKRLYFVGLGRKQALTKNGLKESFGLLFKKLKEAKISNASVALSTFDTGAWSDPETAALLGEAQQLAMYEFENYKKKSNEPDKKLEKIELFSCYKDVVQSALVGYTYGKATNSARTLVNLPSNMLTATDLANYAVEMAHTYGFEYEILEKEEMETLGMGALLAVNQGSAEPPKMIVLKYKGKEKWEDVIGLVGKGITFDTGGYSIKSKDGIVGMKTDMGGAASVLGAMEAIGELKPHQNVVAVIPSTDNVISARAFKPDDVITAMNGKTIEVLNTDAEGRLALADGISYAKHHGANYLVDVATLTGGVIVALGTHTTGAMTNDSALLQQIAKASIETGEPIWELPITERDKKRVRGSKVADLNNSPGREGHAIMAGTFIGEFAEKTPWVHLDIAGTATSAASHELGPSGATGVMVRTLAAMVCSFEAN; via the coding sequence ATGTTTTCGCATGTAGAAACATTTGGTGTTGATCGCCAAGCAGAAGCGCTCGTAATCGGTTTATTTAATCAAAACCAACAGTTTGAAGGCCTTCTAAAAGAAATTGATGATGCTTTAGGTGGACAGCTCATTCATTTGATTAAGGAAGGGGATATACGTGTACAAGAAAAACGTATATCAACGATTCATACACTAGGAAAATTAGGAGCAAAACGTCTTTATTTTGTAGGGCTCGGACGAAAACAAGCGCTAACTAAAAATGGGCTCAAAGAGAGCTTTGGGCTTTTATTTAAAAAGTTAAAAGAAGCGAAGATTTCAAACGCATCGGTCGCCCTTTCTACATTTGATACAGGAGCGTGGTCAGATCCAGAAACTGCAGCTTTATTAGGAGAAGCTCAACAGCTTGCTATGTATGAGTTTGAAAACTATAAAAAGAAATCAAATGAACCTGACAAGAAGCTTGAGAAAATTGAACTGTTTTCTTGTTATAAAGACGTTGTACAATCTGCGTTGGTTGGATATACGTACGGAAAAGCAACAAACTCAGCGCGCACCCTCGTTAACTTACCAAGCAATATGCTAACGGCTACAGATTTAGCTAATTATGCAGTAGAAATGGCACATACATACGGTTTTGAATATGAAATTTTAGAAAAAGAAGAAATGGAAACATTAGGAATGGGCGCCCTGTTAGCAGTCAATCAAGGTTCCGCAGAGCCTCCTAAAATGATCGTACTGAAATATAAAGGCAAAGAAAAATGGGAAGACGTTATTGGGTTGGTAGGAAAAGGGATTACCTTTGACACAGGTGGTTACTCTATTAAATCTAAAGACGGGATTGTAGGCATGAAAACAGATATGGGTGGAGCTGCATCTGTTCTTGGTGCAATGGAAGCGATTGGAGAATTAAAACCTCATCAAAACGTAGTAGCGGTCATTCCATCAACGGACAATGTAATTAGCGCGCGTGCTTTTAAACCAGATGACGTTATTACAGCAATGAATGGAAAGACAATAGAAGTGCTGAACACAGATGCTGAAGGGCGTTTAGCATTAGCTGATGGTATTTCATATGCCAAGCATCATGGAGCAAATTATTTAGTAGACGTGGCGACATTAACGGGTGGTGTAATTGTAGCTCTTGGTACACATACAACTGGGGCAATGACGAATGATTCTGCTTTATTGCAGCAAATAGCGAAAGCAAGCATTGAGACAGGCGAACCGATTTGGGAGCTGCCTATTACAGAACGAGACAAAAAGCGTGTTCGGGGAAGTAAGGTAGCAGATTTAAACAACTCTCCTGGACGGGAGGGGCACGCAATTATGGCAGGAACCTTTATTGGTGAGTTTGCAGAGAAAACACCATGGGTTCATTTGGATATTGCTGGAACTGCAACGTCCGCTGCTTCTCATGAATTAGGACCTTCAGGTGCAACAGGCGTGATGGTGCGAACACTAGCTGCAATGGTTTGTTCATTTGAAGCCAATTAA
- a CDS encoding divergent PAP2 family protein produces MELFSNFPLWSSLIAIFFAQFIKIPLSFVATKKIDGSLFFSTGGMPSSHSAAVTSLATAIGLAEGLKSPIFALSAIFAIIVMFDAKGVRRHAGEQATVLNRLVEDFQRAVKEAKLWTTNEEDEKQVKLKELLGHKPIEVFFGALTGIAVAFVMYYVWP; encoded by the coding sequence ATGGAGTTATTCTCAAATTTTCCACTTTGGAGTTCATTAATCGCTATTTTCTTTGCTCAATTTATTAAAATTCCCCTTTCTTTTGTAGCTACTAAAAAAATAGACGGCAGCTTATTTTTTAGTACGGGGGGCATGCCAAGCTCTCACTCCGCCGCTGTAACTTCCTTAGCAACTGCCATTGGGCTAGCAGAAGGTCTTAAATCCCCTATTTTTGCTCTCTCCGCTATTTTTGCCATCATTGTCATGTTCGATGCTAAAGGAGTAAGAAGACACGCAGGAGAGCAAGCAACGGTTTTAAATCGTTTGGTTGAAGACTTTCAGCGCGCAGTAAAAGAGGCAAAGTTGTGGACGACCAATGAAGAGGACGAAAAACAAGTGAAGCTAAAAGAGCTGCTTGGGCATAAACCCATTGAAGTTTTCTTTGGAGCCTTAACAGGAATAGCAGTTGCTTTTGTGATGTATTATGTATGGCCATAA